From Pan troglodytes isolate AG18354 chromosome 1, NHGRI_mPanTro3-v2.0_pri, whole genome shotgun sequence:
AGAGCTATTCCCAGTCGTCTGTTTGCCTAGAGGTTGtgcattgtttttttattttatttattattattcttatttttgagacggagtctcactctgttgcccaggctggagtgcagtggcacaatctcagctcactgcaagttccacctcccaggttcacaccattctcctgcctcagcctcccgagtagctgagactacaggcgcccgccaccacgcccggctaattttttgtattttttagtagagatggggtttcaccatgttagccaggatggtctcaatctcctgaccttgtgatccgcctgcctcggccttattttttttttgatacttaacttttgtgggtacacagtaggtgtatatattcacAAGGTACATGTGATGTTGTgctacaggcatgcaatatgaaataaCTGCATCATGGAGAATGAGAGATCCATCCCCTCCAGCATTTATCCTCTGTGTAATAAATAATCCAAATTacactgtatttaaaatgtacaattaagttactaTTGACtttagtcaccctgttgtgctatcaaattgttttgtttttgagatatatATCACACCTAATCCAAATGGGGTTTAGGCAGTTCGCAGTGAAAGTCTGCAGGAGAAATGAACTGTGCCCCACCTTACCTTCCGAGTGCTTCTTCTTGGTGTGATAGGCCAGGGCGGAGGCCTGGGTGAAGGTCATGAGGCAGTGCTTGCACATGAACGGGCGGTCCCCGGTGTGAAGGCGAAGGTGGTTCTTCAGGGTGGAATTGGCTGCAAACTTCGCCCCACACTCTTCACAGGAGAAAGGCTTCTCATCGAAGTGCTCTGTCAGCTTATGGTACTGCATGCCTAGGGAAGCCAAGGACACCAGAGGCCAGAAGAGATGCTACTAATCAGTGTTAGGAATCTAGCACAGGATACCAAGAGCACTGTCTCAGCCCAGGCCTCCTGGTACCCACTGCACACAGCCACGCTGCTCTCTACCCACCAACTGGCATCCCCAAAGTCACCTGGCCTTACTCCTGGATGGAGCCGGTGGAAAGTAATGCTGGGCTTATCTTCCccattcccttctctctcttaaATAGGACCCTGCCACCCAGAACTAGGGAAATTCAACTTGCTTTTATATTTCGTTAGGTTTATCCAAATTCTAGGACAAGGGAAAACCATTCTGACTGTACATCCCATGATTTCCATGACTCTTGTTTGTTACCAAGAAACAAGTGGCACATGGAAACATGAGCCAGGTATTAAGTAGCTGGTTATCACTGTAAACAGTAAGAGCTGTAAGTTATTGTGTGCTCACTCTGTTACAGGCAGTGCACTGGTGTTTAGCTCTGTTACCTTAAGTCTTCATAACAATCCAACAGAGTAAGTGGTATCAGGGTGCTGCTTTAATAGATTTGGGGAAATCAAAGCTCGGGGgctgattccaaagcccatgctcttaaaATATTCCCCTGCCTCTGTAGGAACCTGCTCTATTTTCTAAGCCCACCCACAGCCCTCACTGCACACAACTAAGGGAAAGGCCTGAAATCCAAGCTATAAAACCCACAATTATCATCCTCTGTTCCTTTGCCTTCTTGAACGTACCTGAGGCATGGGCAAATTCTCTGCCACAGAGGTCACATGTCACTGGAagcctcttcttcttcttcttaggGGCATCGGGCTCTCCACCTGCACCATGGGCCTCCAGCTGATGTTTGTCCAGCTCTTTCTTTGAATCCTTGGTCTCACTGCACTCCTTACACTGCACCTGTTTGCTCTTAGCCACCCGGCAGCGCTTCATGTGCACCTTTAGGCGGCAGTAGAAATGGAAGCTTTTGTCACAGGCCTTACAGATGAAGCTCTTCTTGGCAGGGTCTGGGGAGGCTGAAGCCTCCTTCTCTTGCTGTCCTGGCAAGGAACCAGTCTCTCCTTGATcattctgttccccaggctggctgTTTTCTTTGGCTGCCTTTTCATCTTCTTTGTTGTTGGCTTCAAGGTGAAATTTATTACTCACCTTCCACGTTTCCTTCTCTCCATCTTCCTTAGTAAGGACACCTGCATAAAAGAGACATCTCGTGGCTCTGCGaactctctgtttctattttgCTTTATAACGTTTCTAACACACTTCTTACAGGAGACTAGAGACTACTTGAGATCCTCAAAAACACTCTGAAGTAATATCATTGTCCGCCTTACTTTCCAATAAACACAAAGAACATTTTCCCCCTATGTCTCATGACTTTTTTAGGTATTGAGAGCATATAAAATGAATACGTAACTTAAGGTTGTGATAAACTATGATATGAAATGCTGTCTCTTTCTTCAAGAAACAACCTGGTGTGCTGACAGGAACCCCCTTCCCACCTGGCCCGTTCCTTACCAATGTATGCTAACTCCTGCATGACAGGCTGCAGGCCTGGAAAAGATTTGTGGACACTGCACAGGAGGTGGCATATTTCAATGGCCGGGACTGATTTTTCCATGGCTCTGCTCAGCACTGCTCTCAGGGAAGCTTCAGGGCTGGCTGTCTCAGAGGAAATGCTCAGAATCTAAATGAATACCAGGAGACAAAGGTGTGGGGTTAATCTCAGCAGATTTTCCCCATGGTTttcaacctaaaaaaaaaaaaaaaaagctaatcccAGGAAGGCACTGCTCCATTTATAAGCAGTTTATACATCGCCTTGTGATAAATGTAGTGGACAGCTCTGCTTGCCAAAGAAcaggaaaactaacaaaacagaaaaaaagaagcatgTATCCAGATAAATGTGCAAATACAAAGAAGATACATGCAGGGAAGCATAAAGCATTTTCTCTAAGAAATAGCTTATCAGAAACTAGGAGTCTCCCAAAGACCTTTTCTGGATCTTAATACTAAAAGCTTGAAAAGCTATAGGATTTGGTCGTCGGTGTGTCTGTCTTGAAAATCAGAATAGGTtttcataatatataattgtCTCAATGTCTGGAAGTAATTCTGCATGATCAGTGGCTTCATATTTTTAGATACTTAGATGTACCCATTTAAACGTCATTTTCTTTCACAAAGAAACTCAGCGTTTTAAAGAAGGTTCAAATAGAAGCTTTAAAGAGTCCAAGAATATTATTTCAAAGCTGTCGTCCTCTTTCAGAATGTTAGAGCTATCAGCAGAAAGAGTCGGTACACTGAGAAAATAAAGCTAAACCATCCACAGATGGCCAAACGGAATTTTCATtttggaagatattttatttctgctcttttcaAGTCTATCTAAATAAACCTGATGTCCCTGGAGGCAGGCATGAGACTAATTAGTGAGGCTAAAACTGATCAACTGCAGAAGCCCCATCTCTGAAGTTACGGCGTGCTGGAGAGAGTCTAACAGATGAGTCTTTCCTCTGAAGCCCCACAGAAATGTGTGCCATCTTCTTCCCATCTGAGTCAGACCAACATGTGGCTGTTACCTGCATAGAGAGAGTTAGAAACCCGCCCTTCTGCACATCTTCCACACCTACCTGAATCAAAAGGGCACTACATTTGAATCTGTAGTTTAATTTCATGTTCCTTTCTTGTTCTTCCCCACTCAGGATGCAAATGATCCTGGGCTGGACACCCATGAGTTCCCCCAGTCCCCACTTGGTATTCCTGGGATGCTGGCCACATTGTGTGAAGCCTTACAGAAAATGAGCTGGCACTATTTGCTACCCCATATGGGCAAAAGCTTTGTTTTATCTACGTTTATCTTGGCTCTTTCTAGAAGCCAGAATAGAACATGTAATAAGACCAGTTTTACTTTCCTTCATCTGAGAGAAGCTGCTTCTTAGAACAGGTAAGAGAACAGTATCATGGCTCCAGGGGATACCAGGTTTAGATAAATGGAATAAATTGGTTTGAGTCATAGgaagctgggttcaaatcctgacatCATCTCCTCCCTGCCGGAGCATTTTAGACAGGTAACTTAACCCTTTGGGGCCTGAGAacccttgtctataaaatgtgaTAACATCACCTGCCATGTAGAGCTGGAAGGATTAAAAGAGCAAATGTGTTAGGAAGCATTAGCCTAGCAAGGGGTACAGATATtagttctggccaggcacagtggctcacacctgtaatcccagcactctggcgaagctgagatgggtgaatcacttgaggccaggagttcgagaccagcctggccaacatggcgaaaccccgtctccactaaaaatacaaaaaattagcagggcacggtggtgctcacctgtaatcccagttacttgggaggctgaggcaggagaatcacttgaacccggaaggcagaggttgccatgagccaagatcgtgccactgcactgcagcctgggcgacagagcaagactctgtctcaaaagagaaaaaggaaaaaaaaagaaggaaaaacaacccAACCAACTATTGGTTCCTCTCTTAGGAATGAAGACAGTCCCAGGCAACAACTGTAAAACTCTCTGGCATTTCGCTTTTTATTCCCACCACACCTCTTTCACAGTCTCTGCCAGGTGCTCCTCCTCCGAGGTAAAGAGTTTGCACTCAATCTTCTGTTGGATGGCCTCCAAGATCAATTGGTTATGCCTCAGGATTGTTTCTAAAGTGGCACGTTCTGGGGTGGTCACTGAAAAAAAGGGGGATCAAAAACTCATTAGGCAAACAATGAGCACCATTTTTTCCTACACCCTTCCTCCACTCAACTCTTCATAATGAAAATGCATTTCCCCTATCTCCTATCTGAGGTTGGCAGTGGGGAAAACGGCAAATAGCACTGTAATCAGAGTATAATAATGAATGTAAGCTTAAGATAATTACtggatctattttttaaaaggtttacaAACTCTTGTGTCCTTGAACAAAACTGCCAGTCCTTACTTCTAATAGTAGGGATGTAGGTGACTACCGTTAAGAGAGCTCTTCCTATTTTCTAGGAAGACTGACAGTCATCTCTAGTGGGGGCAAAACCCCCCCAGAGGTCAGGTAACTTACCTGCCCGGAAGAAAGCATCGGCACCAGGCTCCCTTCGTATTTCCTCCGTGAGCAGGTCCAATGGGCAGGTCTTTGTCTCCTGAACCACCAGCAGCAGTTGCCAAACGGCTGCGGCAGAGAGAGTCCGCTTTTCTAGAACTGCTGATATCAGAGAATTGAAACCACCTGAACCAGAGTCACGTTTCACAAGCTTCTCCATGACCTTCAAGATGTAACACAAACACGTAAGAGACTCTCCAGCCACTAGCCCAGCTGCAGAGCTGCAAGTCTAGATATTGGGTTACAGTGAATATGTTTGGGGAAGGAGTTTTTCAACATCCTCACCTCTCAGTCTGAGAGATTTCTTATACATGACAAAgttcttcatttctccttttgaATGCCTTTCCTTATTACCACAGAAATTAGAACTATTCTATTTGTTATTCCACCTTAGAAACTGAGATACCTTCTATTTCTCCTCTACTTAGCAATTCTCAACATGgctacatatgtatatttacagaaaatataaatgtgtgtgtgtattcatattttttccttctttctcattttaccctcccctccctctgtttctctccctctcttaccTCTCTTTCTCCAGGGGCTAAACTTGTCATGTGTGAGATCATCTTTAATAAAATCTGGTTGTCTGTGAAAATCTCAGAGAGGTTTTCATGATAGCGTCTCAATAGCTCAGTCCCATAATCATCAGGGCTTGGTTGGACTGTAAGGATATTAGCAAAACAATAATGTTTGATGCAACAAAACCTCCTACAGAAGACTCCAGGATATTACcaatgagagaggaagagagcaaTCAGCACAAGGGCTCAGTGTCCTCTGCAGAGCCCTGGCTTGGGGCCTCATACACATATGTTCGGAGCTCCTCTGCCTACACTTAATCGCTTGGCGCTTCAGGGTCATAAAGCCGTTAACACTTTGAAAGTCAGTGCCTGGTGGTAGGAGCTAGCAATTGCTCACCAGGGGGGTAATTAGAAGGCTGTACTTGTAAGAGACTCAGATGTGCAGGTTCAAGGGGGGGTGTTTGTCAAGCCTGAGGTAGAGGATCCGTGTGGCGATCCTAAAGACGAGCACGAATCAAGGCTGTGCGTGTGAAGCTGACCCGTGGTTTTTCTATTTAGGTGCCCTTTGGGCCAATTTGTTAGGTTCTCTCTTTTAAGAGGTCACATTTACTTGGAAGTTAAGAAAAATTGAAACTATCAGGCATTTCTcttagctttgcagatatttaaaaatgtaccctTTTCTTTAGCTCAGTAACTCCACTTCTGGAAATCCAACCTtaagaaattatctgaaggtCTTTGTCTATGTACAAAGACAACTATCAAAGCATAATCTTTGCCGATGATGACAGTGAAGATAgcaactaatatttactgagtgcccatGTGCCGGGCACAGTgctaaatgttttacatgtattatactAGCCACACAAAAACGAATGTGATAGGTACCACTCTTACCTCATTTCACACAGCAAATGAGGTTCAGAAAGATTAAGTCACTTGCTCAGGGTATTACAGCTACAGAATGGTGCAGTGAGGGTGCGGCCCCAGGTAGTCTTGACACCAACGCCTACAGTCCTAACCATTATGCTACATCCGCTCTGAAATAAGGGCATGAATAATACACCATATACATCCTTATGATGGAAAACTACACAGCCTTCAAAAACTAGGATTGTGGGGAGTTTTTCTGAACTGTGGAGAAGGCTGCTGCAATGTTACATGGGGAAACcataaaattatacaatatgATAGTATCTCAATATTATAAAAGTGATGGATAAAACATGTCAAGGTGTTAATATTGGCATCCTTGAGTGGTAGGATTTTAAATGGTTTTCTTCCTTATATTTGGAATTGTCCAAGCTTGTGTAAGTACATACTACTTTTATAGGCTAGGAACAAATATCCTTTTTCTGAAAACCATCTGAGTCCTAAATGCTCTGGGACAGGGAAGAGTTGGCTTGAGCTGGATTGTCTTTCTAAGAAATAGGATATGGACTCATTTCCCCAAGCTGAACGGACACCAGAATAATGAGTTCTGGGGACTGCTGGAAGCAAACAGCACTCTAGTGGAAATGGGGCGATGGAGATTTGAGGCTTTGCTGCTCCTATTTGCGAATATGGCTGACAGAGTGCTGAGCCTTATGAGCACATTTGCTCCTCTGGCTTTCACAGGTGATCCTGGATAGCCCTGGGAAAGTCACACGTTAATAAATCCTGAACCACAGGAACACCATGAAGGAGCTTAACCGAGAAGAGTCACTCTCAGATTTCAGACCTTAACTCCAGAGAGATCGAGAATTATCAATTTATGATGGCTAGTTTCTATTCTGCAATGACATTTCTTAATATTATCTTATCTCCCCAGCATGGAGCCAAAAGGGTGTTTCAAGCtacaattttctggaagagtggTTCCAGTCCAGAGAGTCAACAATTAACTAATACCTGTGGCGCTTGGAAAAGTGGCTGATTTCTGCAACTTCTCTAGCAGAAGGCCCAGGTTTGGGAAAGTCGCCTTCACAGCCTGGAGGAGTTTTACCAAACCCTCAGCAGTCAGTGTCTTCTCTTCAGTCATTCTGTGCAACAAATTTTCTATTGTCTCCTTGGGTGTTCTGCCCTCACAGCAATTCAGAATCACCTGCAGTGGCAAGCAATCAACAAGACACCAGTTACTGGCAATTCAACATTTATCTGACACACTACTGGAAAACCTAGCAAGATAGCATCACAAGATGCCTGATCTCCAAGTCCTCTTCTGTTGGTCTCTAGCATTActttttttcatagtttcttccttattctgtttcaataaaaatcttaaatattttccaaacaaaTAACTGTGAAAATCTTTCTTTCTCAATTGCAGGTCTGTGTATCTGCTCTGCCTCCAACAGCTTGCATTTTGTGAAAACATTCCTAAACTAGGCCTATATGATACAGCAAGTAGCATACCTCTAACCTGGTTCTTTAGATGTGGCTTGTCTGGACGCTAAGATTGAGAAACACAGATTGATAATtaatatagtttaatttttttggtcttttttcagTAAAGTTCATAGTATTAGCATAGGTTATAATTTCATAGGTTATAATTCCATTGTTTTACTTTACTTGCATAGTTATCTGAATACTCAGATAATTTGTATAATTAGTCTGTGGACTCCAAAATATTAGATTTAAAGTGCCTTTCTGGATTATTTTTCTTGTGGATTCCTTATTATCCATTCCTCTCATTCTCAACAGCCACATACATCAGCTCCAGTCataattcagcaattccactcctttgTCCTTCCTTGGTGTGCTAGAGGATTTTGAGTCAAAAGGGCACAGAACTCTAGcaaaaggatgaaaataaaacacGTGACAgatattttacagatatttttatattacaataGAACTATTTCTTAATGGACTACAGCATAATATGCATAGCTTAGCTCTTATGGAACTGATAAAGCAGGGGATTATTTCAATAcatgtaatctacagattcacaGGAACTGAATTTTGAGCTTTCCTTTGGGAAAATGCCAGCTCCTAGTCATGGTAGTATGCCAGAGGCTGCCATTATCAaattaacttctattttaaaataatgattttagcTTTAAAACCAAattggttttatatatatgaaaggaatatatacataataaatcaAGCTGTCATATTCTTTGTCAGTACAGAACATAGTCATTCTCTTTAAGGTCTAATATATAGATTTCTACTAaataaatcataatttaaaaattaagagcttGTATCTAAACACCATACTGATTTCAGAGCTAAATCTTGGTTCCTAAGCAATAATCTGATACACAAAGAGGCAGCCAGATACTGGTAAGAGTAAGCATAGGCTTTAAAGCCAGACAGACCTAGTTCAAATTGCACTTCTAATATTTATcgcctgtgtgaccttgggcaagttatttaattcttCAAGCCTTATTTTCCTCACTTGCAAAAGAAGATAATACCAACTCTTGCACAGTTGTTACTGTAAAATGAAGGTGCTGTTCATAGGGCCTTGCCTAACTCCTAGGACATATGTGATCTTTAAGAAATGACTGTGTTATTGATATGATTAGGGAGAAGTACTCATAGGGGTTAAGAGAATGTGCTTGGATTAGAAGTCTAATTCTTATTACCAGCCCAAACAGCTGTGTCTTTGGGTGAGCTGCTTCACCTCCCTatgctctgtttcttcatctttaaaataagggTAATATCCATGATGTCATAAAGTTGCTATGAGGGCAAAActtaataatgtttaaaaagtcctcagcacactgcctggcacacggtaagcaataaataaatgacagctatagtaattaccttttttttctgtttccagtcCTCATGTAAATATGTTCCTGGTTACTGCTTCTTACAAAACCCAACATATTTATAAAGGCCATGGCATCCATTATTAGCATAGTTTCTAACCAGAAAAAAAGTTCGAAAAGGCCTGGGTACACATTCCACACGATGTCAAAATACTGTGGCTATTCAATCAACATTCACCTCTCCACTCCCACTTTCTTAGTCTGCTTCAACTTTCATGAGAAGGAATCATTTAAAGAAGCTCTGGTGGAACCCCAATCTTAAGAAGTGTTTTTGTGATTTATAACTAATTTAAGCTCTTCTGCTTCAGCTTTCTCTGTCAAGTAAACTGAAAGTGACAGAAGAAAATGACAGTGTGGTCTATCTTGCTGCAGAGAATGAAGCTTTGGACTCTATCTATAAATGCTGTTTTACCAAGATAATGAAACAGTTCAAAGGACACATTCAATCTAGCTAATAAGAAAAAGGTCTGAATGAGTAATCGAATGAAATCACTAAAGAGGGAATCAGGAACTGTTAGAGCTATAAGCAACTTACTTAAATTGAGTGCCTGAAATTACACTTAATTTGAAgactaaggagaaaaaaacagaagtttaatctttgtatattttctttctctaagaaGTTCAAAggacttaaaaatttaaaaacaaatcacaaaatgTAATTCTGAGATTAAAGGTTgtttccattgtgtgtgtgtgtgtgtgcgtgtgcacatgtGCAACATAACatcactgagaaaaataaaatcgaGGATCTAGTCCTCACTGTAAATTCAGGGCTTAGCCATTATACCAGTGGCTTCTAAACGTTTTCTCTCCTGAACACTTAAGTCGCTTCCCACAGTTTTAGGAATTGATGCCACAAAAGTACTCTATCCCTATTCCTTCCTTCCagatataaaagtatttttagcaCAAAGTTGAAATCAATAACACCAACAAACATAGTTATCTAGTTGCCTTGAGAAGTCATGCCAGCAGTTTTATAAGGACTTTAGTAGCTAGCTGGTGGGagagtaaattggtacaaccttcctgaagggcaatttggcaatatatatCAAACACTTGAAAATTTTTATACTCTTGATTCCAAAATTCCACTTCTTAGAAATTATAGTAAGGGAATAATTTCAGAGGTATGGAAAGATTTATGTGCAAGAATGTTCTTCACAACATCaatgataaagaaacaaaatccatATTATAGGTATAGCCATGTATTAAGATATTAGGTAAAAAGTCAAGTTAGAAAACCATATGTTCTATATAACCTCATCCTGGGATGACTCAAATAAGAAAGAGGGGAACACATGCTTCAGCATGTTAGCAGTGTCATCTCCGAATGGTGAaatctgaattttttctttttgatcgcTTTCCCCATTTTCTACATATTCCAAATGTACAGTACATTTCTATAAAGAGGAAAGGTGtcataataattacaaaatttcCTTAACATTTTAATTCTTGATACAGTTGTTTACAGTAAAAATTGAGTCACAGCAGGAATAGCATATATCCATCTGTCCGTCGGTCCATCCGtctgtccgtccatccatccatctgtccaactgtccacccatccatccatccacccacccacacatccatccatccatccatccattttccTTATGGCTCCATGTGCAAGGCCCTCAGCAAGCTACCGTGAGGAATGCAACAGGATATGAAACAAGCACCTTGACTTCGAGATGCTTACTATGCAGTATGTATTAAAATACTGCAAAGTATAAAGTGCTATGTGccacaaaagaatttttttaa
This genomic window contains:
- the ZBTB40 gene encoding zinc finger and BTB domain-containing protein 40 isoform X2, which gives rise to MQKPQRRLLLQLKLVPPPLLCKPLVRQRRQAQNQMIVKCFEGEGGRSAFQRILGKVREESLDVQTVVSLLRLYQYSNPAVKTALLDRKPEDVDTVQPKGSTEEGKTLSVLLLEHKEDLIQCVTQLRPIMEFLETAKEEFLTGTEKRVILNCCEGRTPKETIENLLHRMTEEKTLTAEGLVKLLQAVKATFPNLGLLLEKLQKSATFPSATVQPSPDDYGTELLRRYHENLSEIFTDNQILLKMISHMTSLAPGEREVMEKLVKRDSGSGGFNSLISAVLEKRTLSAAAVWQLLLVVQETKTCPLDLLTEEIRREPGADAFFRAVTTPERATLETILRHNQLILEAIQQKIECKLFTSEEEHLAETVKEILSISSETASPEASLRAVLSRAMEKSVPAIEICHLLCSVHKSFPGLQPVMQELAYIGVLTKEDGEKETWKVSNKFHLEANNKEDEKAAKENSQPGEQNDQGETGSLPGQQEKEASASPDPAKKSFICKACDKSFHFYCRLKVHMKRCRVAKSKQVQCKECSETKDSKKELDKHQLEAHGAGGEPDAPKKKKKRLPVTCDLCGREFAHASGMQYHKLTEHFDEKPFSCEECGAKFAANSTLKNHLRLHTGDRPFMCKHCLMTFTQASALAYHTKKKHSEGKMYACQYCDAVFAQSIELSRHVRTHTGDKPYVCRDCGKGFRQANGLSIHLHTFHNIEDPYDCKKCRMSFPTLQDHRKHIHEVHSKEYHPCPTCGKIFSAPSMLERHMVTHVGGKPFSCGICNKAYQQLSGLWYHNRTHHPDVFAAQNHRSSKFSSLQCSSCDKTFPNTIEHKKHIKAEHADMKFHECDQCKELFPTPALLQVHVKCQHSGSQPFRCLYCAATFRFPGALQHHVTTEHFKQSETTFPCELCGELFTSQAQLDSHLESEHPKVMSTETQAAASQMAQVIQTPEPVAPTEQVITLEETQLAGSQVFVTLPDSQASQASSELVAVTVEDLLDGTVTLICGEAK